One window from the genome of Halomicrobium zhouii encodes:
- a CDS encoding sulfurtransferase, whose protein sequence is MTDIVSTDWVADHLGDLGVVDVRDAWEYDGIGHLPGAVNIPFDSFRAEEHAAEGSGGANDDSSTGMLPDAEDFEALLGENGIATDDEIVAYDDMHGVFAARFLVTAELLGHDPEKLHLLDGDFSAWQREHETTSDAPGVEATDYVVDPPAESVLVDADAVAAAGDDPETVVVDTREDWEYEEGHVPGAILLDWKDLVDDESRGILPRDEALAVLEERGITPNRRVVLYCNTARRISHTYVVLRHLGFEDLAFYEGSLTEWEEQDRPLETGS, encoded by the coding sequence ATGACCGACATCGTCTCGACCGACTGGGTCGCGGACCACCTCGGCGACCTCGGCGTCGTCGACGTCCGCGACGCCTGGGAGTACGACGGCATCGGCCACCTCCCCGGCGCGGTGAATATCCCATTCGACTCGTTCCGGGCCGAGGAACACGCTGCCGAGGGAAGCGGGGGAGCGAACGACGACAGTTCGACCGGCATGCTGCCCGACGCCGAGGACTTCGAGGCCCTGCTCGGCGAAAACGGCATCGCGACCGACGACGAGATCGTCGCCTACGACGACATGCACGGTGTCTTCGCCGCGCGCTTCCTCGTGACGGCGGAGCTTCTGGGCCACGACCCAGAGAAGCTCCACTTGCTCGACGGCGACTTCTCGGCCTGGCAGCGCGAGCACGAGACGACGAGTGACGCGCCCGGCGTCGAAGCCACCGACTACGTCGTCGACCCGCCCGCCGAGTCCGTCCTGGTCGACGCCGACGCGGTCGCGGCCGCCGGTGACGACCCGGAGACGGTCGTCGTCGACACGCGCGAGGACTGGGAGTACGAGGAGGGCCACGTCCCGGGCGCGATCCTGCTCGACTGGAAGGACCTCGTCGACGACGAGAGCCGCGGCATTCTGCCCAGAGATGAGGCCCTGGCGGTGCTGGAAGAGCGGGGCATCACACCGAACAGGCGGGTCGTGCTGTACTGCAACACCGCCCGGCGAATCAGCCACACCTACGTCGTGCTCCGACACCTCGGCTTCGAGGACCTGGCCTTCTACGAGGGGAGCCTCACCGAGTGGGAGGAACAGGACCGTCCGCTCGAAACTGGTTCTTAG
- a CDS encoding lipopolysaccharide biosynthesis protein — MSRGHDDTVPDEERDALVTIAHGAVVTSGGVSAQRVLTTTTEFLLARGLGPVAYGVYALAWRIAQLLIQLVTFGSVPALQRYLPAAEDDPETQSRTTGLAYATTLGFGAAIAAAVWLLAPRIDEATVEYPSFPTALGLFGVLVLLTGLVMIYAATFRAVGSARGEVLFNKLLRPGVRLVGAVVALALGYSVVGVAGAIVACTVALVVVGFPWTVGVTGIRPTLRVGRGDVRRFYEYAAPVAMSSLGKVFQNRVDVLLVGALLTAVAAGIYNVVLVLVSIAWIPLLSFNQLLPPVASDLYARDEMDTLNAVYSSATRLILTTVVPILAVLAVFGRELLAVFGPTYVEGYVPLVVYLAGVFVGSSVGATGWLLMMTDHQYARMALDWFLAALNVVLTYTFVVEFGLVGAALGTSLAISVQNGLQVLLIRHFEGLWPFDATFLDPLAAGAVAVVAMVAVRTVVDGLPAAGLGTLIGLVAYAGALHALGIDPRDRLVFEELAARYRTVVADAVRVRVTNS; from the coding sequence ATGAGTCGAGGGCACGACGACACGGTTCCGGACGAGGAGCGCGACGCGCTCGTCACCATCGCACACGGTGCAGTCGTGACGTCTGGTGGCGTCTCCGCCCAGCGGGTGCTCACTACGACGACCGAGTTCCTTCTCGCGCGCGGGCTCGGTCCCGTCGCCTACGGGGTGTACGCGCTCGCCTGGCGTATCGCACAGTTGCTGATTCAACTCGTCACGTTCGGCAGCGTCCCGGCGCTCCAGCGATACCTCCCTGCCGCCGAGGACGACCCCGAAACCCAGTCACGAACGACGGGGCTGGCCTACGCTACCACACTGGGATTCGGGGCGGCGATCGCGGCCGCCGTCTGGCTCCTGGCGCCGCGGATCGATGAGGCGACCGTCGAGTACCCGTCGTTTCCGACCGCGCTGGGGCTGTTCGGCGTCCTCGTCCTGCTCACCGGGCTCGTGATGATCTACGCTGCCACCTTTCGAGCAGTCGGCTCGGCCCGCGGCGAGGTTCTCTTCAACAAGCTCCTCCGGCCCGGCGTCCGACTGGTCGGCGCGGTCGTAGCGCTGGCGCTCGGCTACTCCGTCGTGGGCGTCGCCGGAGCCATCGTCGCCTGTACCGTGGCGCTCGTGGTCGTCGGGTTCCCCTGGACGGTCGGCGTAACGGGGATCCGACCCACCCTCCGCGTCGGTCGCGGCGACGTGCGCCGGTTCTACGAGTACGCGGCACCGGTGGCGATGAGCAGCCTCGGGAAGGTGTTCCAGAACCGCGTCGACGTCTTGCTCGTCGGCGCCCTGTTGACGGCGGTGGCCGCGGGGATCTACAACGTCGTCCTGGTGCTGGTGTCGATAGCCTGGATCCCGCTGCTGTCGTTCAATCAGCTGTTGCCACCCGTCGCGTCCGACCTCTACGCCAGGGACGAGATGGACACGCTCAACGCGGTCTACTCGTCGGCGACACGTCTCATCCTCACGACCGTGGTCCCGATTCTGGCCGTACTGGCTGTGTTCGGGCGAGAGCTCCTGGCGGTGTTCGGCCCGACGTACGTCGAGGGGTACGTCCCGCTCGTGGTCTACCTCGCCGGCGTGTTCGTCGGGAGTTCGGTCGGCGCGACCGGCTGGCTCCTGATGATGACCGACCATCAGTACGCCCGGATGGCGCTCGACTGGTTCCTCGCCGCGCTGAACGTCGTGCTCACGTACACCTTCGTCGTCGAGTTCGGGCTCGTCGGCGCCGCGCTCGGCACGTCGCTCGCGATCAGCGTCCAGAACGGACTGCAAGTGCTGCTGATCCGGCACTTCGAGGGGCTCTGGCCCTTCGACGCGACGTTCCTCGACCCCCTCGCCGCCGGCGCGGTCGCGGTCGTCGCGATGGTCGCCGTTCGAACGGTGGTCGACGGCCTCCCGGCGGCGGGGCTCGGAACACTGATCGGCCTCGTCGCCTACGCCGGTGCCCTCCACGCGCTGGGGATCGACCCGCGGGACCGGCTCGTCTTCGAGGAACTCGCGGCGCGCTATCGCACCGTCGTGGCCGACGCCGTCCGGGTTCGCGTCACGAACTCCTAG
- a CDS encoding sulfurtransferase yields MSEYANDVLVSADWVADHLDQFQDDDSDYRLVEVDVDTEAYDEAHAPGAIGFNWETQLQDQTTRDILSKEDFADLLGSHGISEDSTVVLYGDNSNWFAAYTYWQFKYYGHDDVRLLDGGREYWVDNDYPTTDEEPDFSAVEYEASGPRESIRAYRDDVENAIEKNLPLVDVRSPEEFSGEVLAPPGLQETAQRGGHVPGAQNISWAAVTNDDGTFKDFDELQELYADEGIDGDETTVAYCRIGERSSVAWFALHELLGYDDAVNYDGSWTEWGNLVGVPIEKGSGD; encoded by the coding sequence ATGAGTGAGTACGCCAACGACGTTCTCGTCTCCGCCGACTGGGTCGCGGACCACCTCGACCAGTTCCAGGACGACGACTCCGACTATCGCCTCGTAGAGGTCGACGTGGACACTGAAGCCTACGACGAGGCCCACGCGCCGGGCGCCATCGGCTTCAACTGGGAGACCCAGCTCCAGGACCAGACCACGCGAGACATCCTCTCGAAGGAGGACTTCGCCGACCTGCTGGGCAGCCACGGTATCTCTGAGGACTCCACGGTCGTCCTGTACGGCGACAACTCCAACTGGTTCGCCGCCTACACCTACTGGCAGTTCAAGTACTACGGTCACGACGACGTCCGACTCCTCGACGGCGGCCGCGAGTACTGGGTCGACAACGACTACCCGACGACGGACGAGGAGCCCGACTTCTCCGCCGTCGAGTACGAGGCCTCCGGCCCGCGCGAGTCCATCCGCGCCTACCGCGACGACGTCGAGAACGCCATCGAGAAGAACCTCCCCCTCGTCGACGTTCGCTCCCCCGAGGAGTTCTCCGGCGAAGTGCTCGCGCCCCCGGGACTGCAGGAGACGGCCCAGCGCGGCGGCCACGTCCCCGGCGCACAGAACATCTCCTGGGCGGCCGTCACCAACGACGACGGCACGTTCAAGGACTTCGACGAGCTGCAGGAGCTCTACGCCGACGAAGGCATCGACGGCGACGAGACGACCGTCGCCTACTGCCGCATCGGCGAGCGCTCCTCCGTCGCCTGGTTCGCCCTGCACGAGCTGCTGGGCTACGACGACGCCGTCAACTACGACGGTTCCTGGACGGAGTGGGGGAACCTCGTCGGCGTCCCCATCGAGAAAGGCTCGGGCGACTGA
- a CDS encoding FAD-dependent oxidoreductase, translating to MTIETDVLVVGGGATGAGVARDLALRGVDVVLIDRGGLASGTSGRSHGLLHSGARYAEFDPVGAEECIDENRILRAIAGECVRETGGLFVQLPADDPDYFEEKRRGCEEVGIPVETVDLDAARKQAPGLSTDVERVMEVPDGVVYPSRLVAANAADARENGAAIHPHAPLESLTVADGRVADARIGESVDDVVETQFVVNAAGAWAGEVAAMAGLDVEMQPTRGVMVSVEYDDLGPVLNRCRDPDDGDIIVPHETEAVLGTTSVPVQDPDEYERAEWEVERTVEECAAMVPAVADAPVVREWWGVRPLYAPDEAENEGRGISRGFFLLDHDGDGVANAASIVGGKLTTYRQMAEATADLVCENLGVDAECVTAEQRLPGADDPDRLDEFVDEFDGQGPTDEDVVGG from the coding sequence ATGACCATCGAAACGGACGTCCTCGTCGTCGGCGGTGGTGCGACCGGTGCCGGCGTCGCCCGCGACCTGGCCCTGCGCGGCGTCGACGTGGTCCTGATCGACCGCGGCGGCCTCGCCAGCGGGACTTCCGGCCGTTCACACGGACTCTTGCACAGCGGGGCGCGCTACGCGGAGTTCGACCCCGTCGGCGCCGAGGAGTGCATCGACGAGAACCGGATTCTGCGTGCCATCGCGGGCGAGTGCGTCCGCGAGACGGGTGGCCTGTTCGTCCAGTTGCCGGCGGACGACCCGGACTACTTCGAGGAGAAACGACGGGGGTGTGAGGAAGTCGGCATCCCCGTCGAGACGGTCGACCTCGACGCGGCCCGCAAGCAAGCCCCGGGTCTCTCGACCGACGTCGAGCGGGTGATGGAAGTCCCGGACGGCGTCGTGTACCCCTCACGTCTGGTGGCCGCCAACGCTGCCGACGCCCGCGAGAACGGGGCGGCGATCCACCCGCACGCGCCGCTCGAATCCCTGACCGTGGCGGACGGCCGCGTGGCGGATGCGCGAATCGGTGAGTCGGTCGACGACGTGGTCGAAACGCAGTTCGTCGTCAACGCAGCCGGTGCGTGGGCGGGCGAGGTGGCGGCGATGGCGGGCCTCGACGTCGAGATGCAGCCCACCCGCGGCGTGATGGTCTCGGTCGAGTACGACGACCTCGGACCGGTGCTCAATCGCTGCCGGGACCCCGACGACGGCGACATAATCGTCCCTCACGAGACGGAGGCGGTCCTCGGGACGACCAGCGTCCCCGTCCAGGACCCCGACGAGTACGAACGCGCCGAGTGGGAGGTCGAGCGGACCGTCGAGGAGTGCGCCGCGATGGTCCCCGCCGTCGCCGACGCACCGGTCGTCCGCGAGTGGTGGGGCGTCCGGCCGCTGTACGCGCCCGACGAGGCCGAGAACGAGGGACGGGGCATCTCGCGGGGCTTTTTCCTGCTCGACCACGACGGGGACGGAGTTGCGAACGCGGCGAGCATCGTCGGCGGGAAGCTGACGACCTACCGCCAGATGGCCGAAGCGACGGCCGACCTGGTGTGTGAGAATCTGGGCGTCGACGCCGAGTGTGTGACGGCGGAGCAGCGTCTGCCCGGCGCCGACGACCCGGACCGGCTGGACGAGTTCGTCGACGAGTTCGACGGCCAGGGGCCGACGGACGAGGACGTGGTCGGTGGCTAG